Proteins from one Chroococcidiopsis sp. CCMEE 29 genomic window:
- a CDS encoding transposase, producing the protein MPYSSSLTDKEWELIEPLVPQKKKTRPPCWTKRQILDGVFYQLKNGCNWGDLPKDLPPYSTVFWHYKQWRADGVLEQIMTRLHSQVRQHVKKNKNGRGY; encoded by the coding sequence ATGCCGTACTCCAGCAGCTTAACTGACAAAGAGTGGGAGCTCATCGAGCCATTAGTGCCCCAAAAGAAGAAAACCAGGCCACCTTGCTGGACAAAGCGGCAAATCTTGGATGGCGTCTTTTATCAACTTAAGAATGGTTGTAATTGGGGTGACCTGCCCAAAGACTTGCCACCCTACTCGACGGTATTCTGGCATTACAAGCAGTGGCGTGCGGATGGCGTTCTCGAACAGATAATGACGAGATTGCATTCGCAGGTGCGGCAACATGTCAAAAAAAACAAAAATGGACGCGGTTACTAA
- a CDS encoding AI-2E family transporter: MNLGQWLGLLALVISLYILWQVRQVLLLVFAAVVLATALNRLARRFQRSRLSRGWAVLLSFIILLTVIVGFFGLIVPTFANEFQQLIELFPKGLARSDFWVEQLRTRVPKQMTPYLPDVESLIQQLQPLASQLVQRSFTFFTTTFGFVLQFLLVLVLTLMLLSQPQPYRQAFIRLFPSFYRRRVDEILTRSEVALSRWLTEIVFSMTTIAVLSGIGLWLLGIPLVLAQAALAGILTFIPHIGSAMSVVPPIAIALLDDPWKSFAVLALYIGIYQLESKLLTPYFMVRQVSLLPAVTLFSQVFFATFFGFLGLLLALPLTIVGQVWLQEILIKDVLDQWGNNSKKTEIIFVSRPTESTTDEILTDSQVNQDNPIIDEGKKGNN; this comes from the coding sequence GTGAATTTAGGTCAATGGCTCGGTCTATTAGCCCTAGTTATTTCTTTGTATATCCTGTGGCAAGTTCGGCAAGTACTGTTATTGGTGTTTGCTGCAGTCGTATTAGCCACTGCCTTAAATCGCCTTGCTCGAAGGTTCCAGCGGTCGCGCTTGTCTCGAGGCTGGGCGGTACTGCTGTCTTTTATTATCTTGCTGACGGTCATTGTTGGCTTTTTCGGGCTGATTGTGCCAACTTTTGCTAATGAGTTTCAACAATTGATAGAGTTATTCCCCAAGGGTTTAGCGCGTTCAGATTTTTGGGTTGAGCAGCTGCGAACCCGCGTTCCCAAACAGATGACTCCTTACCTACCGGATGTTGAGAGCCTGATTCAACAACTTCAACCTTTAGCAAGTCAGCTGGTTCAAAGGTCATTTACCTTTTTCACTACCACTTTTGGTTTTGTGCTCCAGTTTTTGCTGGTACTGGTTTTGACGTTGATGCTGTTATCCCAGCCGCAGCCGTATCGCCAAGCCTTTATCCGACTGTTCCCTTCCTTTTATCGTCGGCGGGTAGATGAGATTTTAACTCGCTCTGAAGTCGCCCTGAGTAGATGGTTAACTGAAATTGTCTTTAGTATGACGACGATCGCAGTGCTTAGTGGAATTGGTCTCTGGCTGTTGGGAATACCGTTAGTTTTAGCACAGGCGGCGTTGGCAGGAATCCTCACGTTTATTCCCCATATTGGTTCTGCTATGAGTGTGGTTCCGCCAATCGCGATCGCCCTGTTAGATGATCCTTGGAAATCCTTTGCTGTACTAGCGCTTTATATTGGTATTTATCAGCTTGAGAGTAAATTACTAACGCCTTACTTTATGGTGCGTCAGGTGTCTTTACTACCAGCTGTAACATTATTTTCTCAGGTGTTTTTCGCTACCTTTTTTGGCTTTTTAGGGTTATTGCTGGCACTACCTTTAACCATTGTTGGTCAAGTTTGGCTGCAAGAAATTTTGATTAAAGATGTTTTGGATCAGTGGGGTAACAATAGTAAAAAGACCGAGATAATTTTTGTTTCTAGACCCACTGAATCTACAACAGATGAAATCTTGACAGACAGTCAGGTTAATCAAGATAATCCGATTATTGATGAGGGCAAAAAAGGCAATAATTAA
- a CDS encoding DUF3288 family protein, which yields MASTSENKEQQHPLYNRDRAIVDSLLSATPTDYNVAELARLRIRYHGFPGARDIQTDLDKVMQLWGFTETALYEKTRQIHAAEPVYQGRARKGEEEDWS from the coding sequence ATGGCTTCAACCTCAGAAAACAAAGAGCAGCAGCATCCTCTTTACAACCGCGATCGCGCCATTGTTGATAGCCTCTTGTCAGCTACACCAACTGACTACAATGTGGCGGAACTGGCTCGGCTACGAATTCGGTATCACGGCTTTCCTGGCGCCAGAGATATACAGACAGACCTGGACAAAGTTATGCAACTATGGGGTTTTACAGAAACCGCTCTGTATGAGAAGACTCGCCAAATTCATGCGGCTGAACCAGTTTATCAAGGTAGAGCTAGGAAGGGTGAAGAAGAGGACTGGAGTTAG
- a CDS encoding site-specific integrase: protein MAKASKGTVVVEKFKHRLRLRWRVTGERYCLSLGLPDTKESRKLAEVKARQIELDIISGNFDSTLTKYKPQSLVQSRPVAIVNLITCGELFQQFIDYKAKFLHPRSLDRYKTTLKYLQQFHCKDTSRISLADKPAIHLEQSCSEQFNLWLKSKNAERARKERLILLSACWVWGKTQGIVETNPWQDLQKQVREVPKQPPKPFTKDEVRAILAAFKTHLQYKHYADFVEFMFLTGVRTAEAIGLRWQHISEDFASVWIGESLSRGVRKSTKTNKARYIPLNDKLKTLLRARVPQDYQPDDLVFPSPDGLPIDDHNFRNRAWVKILEQAGVEYRKPYNTRHTFVSMCLEAGMNPVVVASITGHDVQTLYRNYAGCVVSRPSVPELF, encoded by the coding sequence ATGGCTAAGGCAAGTAAAGGCACAGTCGTAGTAGAAAAATTCAAGCATAGACTAAGACTACGTTGGAGAGTTACTGGAGAGCGCTACTGCCTGTCGTTAGGACTACCTGACACTAAAGAAAGCCGAAAGCTAGCAGAGGTTAAGGCACGGCAAATAGAACTAGACATTATTTCTGGGAACTTTGACAGCACACTGACTAAATACAAGCCACAAAGCTTGGTACAGAGTAGACCAGTCGCAATCGTGAATCTAATTACTTGCGGCGAATTATTCCAACAGTTCATAGACTATAAGGCTAAGTTTCTACATCCTAGAAGTCTAGACAGATATAAAACCACGCTCAAATATTTGCAACAGTTTCATTGCAAAGACACAAGTAGAATTTCATTAGCTGATAAACCTGCTATTCATCTAGAGCAAAGTTGCTCTGAACAATTTAATTTATGGCTAAAGAGCAAGAACGCTGAAAGAGCCCGTAAAGAGCGTTTAATACTCCTAAGTGCCTGTTGGGTTTGGGGCAAAACCCAGGGGATTGTCGAAACTAATCCTTGGCAAGACTTACAAAAACAGGTAAGGGAAGTACCTAAACAACCACCCAAACCATTCACTAAAGATGAAGTTAGAGCAATTTTAGCAGCCTTTAAAACTCATCTACAATACAAACATTATGCAGATTTTGTTGAATTTATGTTCTTAACTGGAGTCCGCACTGCTGAGGCAATCGGTCTACGTTGGCAGCATATTAGCGAGGATTTTGCCAGTGTTTGGATTGGTGAATCTTTAAGTCGTGGTGTTCGCAAATCAACTAAGACTAATAAAGCTCGTTACATTCCTTTGAATGACAAACTCAAGACGTTGCTAAGGGCAAGAGTACCACAAGACTATCAACCAGATGATTTAGTGTTTCCTAGCCCTGACGGATTGCCAATTGATGACCACAATTTTCGTAACCGGGCTTGGGTAAAAATTCTTGAGCAAGCCGGTGTAGAGTATAGGAAACCTTACAATACAAGGCACACTTTTGTCAGTATGTGCTTAGAAGCAGGTATGAACCCCGTTGTTGTTGCCAGCATTACTGGTCATGATGTCCAAACACTTTATCGTAACTATGCTGGTTGTGTGGTATCACGTCCATCTGTACCAGAACTGTTTTAG
- the ilvN gene encoding acetolactate synthase small subunit: protein MKHTLSVLVEDEAGVLTRIAGLFARRGFNIESLAVGEAEQGGVSRITMVVPGDDRVIEQLTKQLYKLVNVLKVQDITEIPCVERELMLLKVNATSSNRAEIVEIAQIFRARVVDVAEDSLTLEVVGDPGKMVAIVQVLQKFGLREVARTGKIALTRESGVNTELLKSQEAKV, encoded by the coding sequence ATGAAACATACCCTTTCTGTTCTAGTGGAAGATGAAGCGGGAGTTCTCACCCGCATTGCTGGTTTGTTTGCCCGTCGTGGCTTTAATATTGAGAGCCTGGCTGTTGGTGAAGCTGAACAGGGGGGGGTATCCCGGATAACGATGGTTGTCCCTGGCGATGATAGGGTGATTGAACAACTCACCAAGCAACTGTACAAATTAGTTAATGTCCTTAAGGTGCAAGACATCACAGAAATTCCTTGCGTGGAACGAGAGTTGATGTTGCTTAAGGTGAATGCAACTAGCTCGAACCGTGCAGAAATTGTTGAAATTGCTCAAATTTTCCGAGCGCGGGTTGTAGACGTGGCAGAAGACTCTCTTACCTTGGAAGTGGTGGGAGATCCCGGAAAAATGGTTGCGATCGTGCAGGTATTGCAGAAATTTGGGCTGCGCGAAGTTGCTCGTACTGGTAAAATTGCCCTGACCCGCGAGTCAGGCGTAAATACAGAGTTGCTCAAGTCCCAAGAAGCAAAGGTTTAG
- a CDS encoding Arc family DNA-binding protein, giving the protein MILAFHQRSQIGSIENLNPLLLEKLKSLSQRHGRSLNQELIAILEQAVNTEAVERAVAMTEATEKLEQARARYAGRAFSDSTELVREERQR; this is encoded by the coding sequence CTGATCTTAGCTTTTCATCAGAGATCTCAAATAGGTTCTATAGAAAATCTCAATCCACTCCTGCTTGAGAAGCTCAAAAGCCTCTCTCAGCGGCATGGTCGGTCGTTGAATCAGGAGTTAATCGCTATTCTAGAGCAGGCAGTTAATACTGAAGCTGTTGAACGGGCGGTTGCTATGACTGAAGCTACAGAAAAACTGGAACAAGCCAGAGCTAGATATGCTGGTCGGGCTTTTAGCGACAGCACTGAACTTGTCCGTGAGGAGCGGCAGCGTTGA
- a CDS encoding BON domain-containing protein gives MSWLKRLFGIQKPQTAQVNPSQAQQPSTATQSIPPERMGLNGEYDQSGLAKRVALAFDQDPTLDDIETLYVAQAGSTVVLKGKVPDQQILNKMVSVARGVQGATGVETNQVTIG, from the coding sequence ATGAGTTGGTTAAAAAGACTTTTTGGAATCCAAAAACCTCAAACAGCACAAGTAAACCCTAGTCAGGCTCAACAACCTTCTACCGCCACTCAGTCAATTCCTCCAGAGCGTATGGGATTAAATGGAGAATATGACCAAAGTGGACTAGCAAAGCGAGTTGCCTTAGCGTTTGATCAAGACCCGACGCTGGATGATATAGAGACACTCTATGTCGCTCAGGCAGGTAGCACTGTAGTGTTGAAAGGCAAAGTTCCCGACCAACAAATTTTGAATAAAATGGTTTCTGTGGCTCGGGGTGTTCAAGGCGCAACTGGTGTTGAGACTAACCAAGTCACAATTGGCTAG
- a CDS encoding transposase, producing the protein MVDSQAVKNTCSASIESKGFCHYKCTNGIKRHLAVDPLGLPFFTHCTPANVSDDQGLIELLSNHLDYFRAKPVNVPKITILLDHGYHPNTITAALQKLYPQMMTKLRFELAPKPTKAEKAAQGHSGFVRVATRWVIERSNSWMERCKSLVKNFEKTLVNATAKLNLCLLRLMLKRLSNG; encoded by the coding sequence ATCGTTGACTCACAAGCGGTGAAAAACACCTGTAGTGCTAGTATCGAGTCCAAAGGGTTCTGCCATTACAAATGCACTAATGGCATCAAACGCCATCTCGCCGTCGATCCTCTAGGGTTGCCGTTTTTTACCCACTGCACTCCTGCTAATGTGTCCGATGACCAAGGCTTGATTGAACTGCTAAGCAATCACCTGGATTACTTTCGAGCCAAGCCCGTCAACGTCCCCAAAATCACCATTTTGCTCGACCATGGCTATCACCCAAACACCATCACCGCTGCCCTACAAAAACTTTATCCTCAGATGATGACCAAGCTCAGGTTTGAACTGGCACCCAAGCCCACGAAAGCCGAAAAGGCAGCCCAAGGTCACTCTGGATTTGTTCGAGTAGCAACCCGATGGGTGATTGAGCGGTCTAATTCTTGGATGGAACGATGTAAGAGTTTGGTCAAAAACTTTGAGAAAACGTTGGTCAATGCCACAGCTAAACTCAACCTTTGTTTGCTCAGACTGATGCTCAAACGGCTATCAAATGGATAG
- a CDS encoding alpha/beta fold hydrolase: MISQHWQQRVGSQRDWVWRGWQTRYTYIRPDQPRQKTTPLILLHGFGTSIGHWRQNLAVLGEYHTVYALDMLGFGGSEKAPVSYKVELWVEQVYDFWRTFIRQPVVLVGNSIGSLVSLAAAARHPDMVQGVVMMSLPDPSLEAEAIPAFLQPVVAAVKCVVASPAVLKTLFRLVRRPSIARRWASLAYANPAAVTDELIEILIGPAQDRGSAQAFYATVKAVTSAESGLSVKTVLPTLEIPILLIWGQQDRMVPPVFARQFANYNPNVQLLTLENAGHCPHDECPELVNPAILTWIDKYFNGANGSAAGLVPIVQKV; this comes from the coding sequence ATGATCTCCCAGCACTGGCAGCAAAGGGTTGGCAGTCAAAGAGACTGGGTTTGGCGTGGCTGGCAAACTCGCTACACTTACATCCGCCCTGATCAACCTCGTCAAAAGACAACACCGCTGATCTTATTGCACGGCTTTGGCACGTCAATTGGGCACTGGCGACAAAATTTAGCGGTATTGGGTGAGTATCACACTGTTTATGCGCTGGATATGTTGGGGTTTGGCGGTTCTGAGAAAGCGCCAGTTAGCTACAAGGTAGAGCTGTGGGTAGAACAAGTTTATGACTTCTGGCGCACGTTTATCAGGCAACCTGTAGTTCTAGTCGGCAATTCGATTGGCTCACTAGTTTCCTTAGCCGCAGCAGCTAGGCATCCAGATATGGTACAAGGGGTTGTGATGATGAGTCTACCTGACCCATCATTAGAGGCAGAAGCTATTCCTGCGTTTTTGCAACCTGTGGTGGCGGCAGTTAAATGTGTTGTTGCTTCTCCAGCTGTTCTCAAAACCCTATTCCGGCTAGTTCGCAGACCATCGATAGCTCGTCGCTGGGCATCACTTGCCTATGCTAACCCAGCTGCCGTCACCGATGAACTGATAGAAATTTTAATTGGTCCGGCTCAAGACCGGGGTTCTGCCCAAGCGTTTTACGCTACTGTCAAAGCAGTGACTAGCGCCGAATCGGGTCTCAGCGTCAAAACAGTGTTACCAACTCTGGAAATCCCCATCTTGCTGATTTGGGGTCAACAAGACCGGATGGTTCCCCCAGTGTTTGCCCGTCAATTTGCTAATTACAATCCTAATGTGCAGCTATTAACGCTAGAAAATGCAGGTCATTGTCCCCATGATGAATGCCCTGAGCTAGTCAACCCAGCAATTTTGACATGGATTGATAAGTATTTTAACGGTGCTAATGGCTCAGCAGCTGGGTTAGTGCCCATCGTTCAAAAAGTCTGA